From the Hevea brasiliensis isolate MT/VB/25A 57/8 chromosome 13, ASM3005281v1, whole genome shotgun sequence genome, the window aataaccaaacctactttcgtatgttatttgattactttaaaacccattaagttttgtaaccaataactaattcctcttaaaatcctagtttatttctaaatctaggtgattttaagttccaatccttgattatctatcaatgactttcacctttcggtccttcaatcaaagattaatacaatacccaatgggtaccaacattaggcaagtaaatcaagcacacaaggaaggaatcaaaactcatatttatgtaaaataaggaagtacccagtccaaatccacaaattaatctaaaacatatttctcaactctgaaatctaaagagattactcactcatgatggtatttacaagaaaggttgatggaaaagtaaagaaaaacataataaaaggactaaaatagaaaaatccaggtagaagaaccaaaatctctggtttctggagctccaaactgatgcagcagctcctcctccaagagaaaatggcgtctcctctctctctctattaaatcttctttcctttttgtctTTCCTTCCTTTCCTCTTTTTCCTCTTGTCgcaaaaaataaggaaatgatgaatttatatggtcccaaaaagttgccctaaaagtatataagagccaaggagtgggtaggaaatgaggtgtaaaattatccaagtcgtgACATCTTTCACGTTAGGCgatgcttagggttcggcttaccCGTAAGCAGCTTTTTAGCAGATTTCAAATactggtcgcactgtctgcttaaggttaagcagaccttcagtaaatctcggcagacttagagtaaaatggacttttctgctcatgcttgacttgtgctgcaccttaagcactaccGCTTTACCCTAAATAtgatcttaagcaaagtctcaagcaaatttcggctggtttgctctttcaaggcttgatttcttcaactttccttcttgcttaaagaactccaaatctcttcaaatcacttcctattgcactcattgatcttcgatttgccacaaaatcttataaaaataacaaaattacaaaaatcaaatataaagtatctaaaattaacaaataagataaaataaagttaaaaacataaaatacactaaaatataagggcaaaatgaatacaaaactaccctaaaatgcctatatgaaatgagtgtaacaagagCTCCATTCAATTTTAAATGAAGTCTTAATTTATCATAGGCAACAAAGAAGTaaggaatgatttttttttttttggtaaagaAAAAGGAAAGTAAAATTTGGCGGGAAGGGAAAGTCTAGGACAAAAACTTTTACATATCCTTTTCGGTTTTCAATAACCATGACTTGGGTTAGGGTCtatcttataattaattaattatatacattTTATAATCATATATCATTTTTAACTTTCAAACTCGTTGCACACATCGACATAAAAATATGAGTGTTATTTAAGTTGGTTTGATTATAGCTCTGTTCGAAAATATTAATCGttctaatatatattaattattttagtacctATCTGTTATTCTATTAGTTATTAACGATTAACagttaattatttatatagttGTTAAAGTACAAGTTTTGAAAAAAGTAATTATTGGATtagctgttaaatataaaaataataatataatcgtGTTAACTCTAATCAAAATACCCCTTTAACCTCTAAAATTTAGGAGAAATAACTTTTCATGAATCACTGCTTCAACTTTTAAATATTATCATAAATACTATGTCACTAAacgatataaataaaaaaaaattattgtcaaacagggcttatatatatatatatatatatatttatttatttatttatttatttatttatttaaatgttcTCATACGAGAATTTAATAAGTTAGTTGAGAATAAATAAGAAAGGGAAATGGGATGCTTAAAATGACGTCGTGGAAATGTTTTAAATATTAGATGCAGTGCTGATGTTTAAGagaattaaaaagtataaaagaatatattattatatgttcaagcatgcccatgcatcacttataaatatgtatctgtgtagttaaatactaagcacgttttatattgcattcataattgttgaagtgtcgCGGATATTGTTTGTGTGCGTGACGTGCGTGTGCGtgacgtgcgtgtggtatggtattggatatagaCAGGACGGGTAAACATGGATTAAGAGACACTTGCTGAAACCCGGTCCTTCGGGATAGACACGGCTTGTGAGACACTcgttgggaccccgcatttggtttattaagcgaaagtccgcttgagAGACGATCATTGTGagattggattaagagggctgtataggagatcagctcccatatatgtattgtttgacagtgttgggtgtgtgagtactccaaattacttttttgctgttatgatatgaaaattatgacgatattgcatttcactccacagggtgtattagctttagatagttatagagattataattcgaattgatattttactctctgagttgaacgctcactcttgttcatctatttttctaggctacaggaggattacttgttgtggctaacctgctcttcttcttcgcaggtccattgataGTAATTAATGtaatttgtacaattgagttaaatttttagactccgcatgtgttagaagcacttattttatttgggcctatattataaaagttacgttagatctgtaatattattaactgtatgcatgatgggattggatgagggagctgagctcccttaTGACCTTTtcattatgtggagggtgagctaagctccccaatttattatatatcgtGTTTACAGGTCGTGCTAGTAAAAAACTCCTCGTTAAATGGTACATTTTATagccagactctgtccggttgaattcttgaaattaggcccaaatgggccttagagttgggttgaggaatagttaggcttactataagCCTCGGAGGTTTTAaactagcccaggtcctagtatcGGTCCGGCACATAGATTGGGTTGTGACAAAAAGCATTACGTTAAGTGAATGGATGGCTATTAAATATCACAATCActtcttaattaaatataaaaaattccaATTATACAATTAATAACACCCGCCATTAAGGACCCAATGGAATATGACTTGATCAAATTAAGACTTGACAAAGAGCTCCATTCAATTGTAAATGAAGTCTTAATTTATCATAGGCAACATAGAAGTaaggaatgatttttttttttttttggtaaagaAAAAGGAAAGTAAAATTTGGCGGGAAGGGAAAGTCGAGGACAAAAACTTTTACATATCCTTTTCGGTTTTCAATAACCGTGACTTGGGTTAGGGTCtatcttataattaattaattatatacattTTATAATCATATATCATTTTTAACTTTCAAACTCATTGCACACATCAACATAAAAATAGGAGTGTTGTTTTAGTTGGTTTGATTATAGCTCTGTTCGAAAATATTAATCGttctaatatatattaattattttagtacctATCTGTTATTCTATTAGTTATTAACGGTTAACagttaattatttatatagttGTTAAAGTACAAGTTTTGATAAAAGTAATTGTTGGATtagctgttaaatataaaaataataatataatcgtGTTGACTCTAATCACAATACCCCTTTAACCtctaaaatttaggaaaaataatttttcatgaatCACTCCTTCAACTTTTAAATATTATCATAAATACTATATCAataaacaatataaataaaaaaaaattattatcaaatagagcttttatatatatatatatatatatatatatatatatatatatatttaaatgttCTCATAGGAGAATTTAATAAGTTAGTTGAGAATAAATAAGAAAGGGAAATGGGATGCTTAAAATGACGTCGTGGAAATGTTTTAAATATTTGATGCAGTGCTGATGTTTGAGAGAATTAACACTTGGTTGTTGTAattgaaaatatatattattttatttgactCAACTTACCGGATAGCGGTCAATGTGGATTGAGCTTTCCGGTCAAACTGAGATTTCCATGGGTTGCTAAGGAATCTGTTTGCATGCCCTGGTTTCAAGAATCTGAAACGTACCCACGGTTtcgttatttatattaattattctaGGATTTATTCTAAGTTAGggttatatttttcttttcttaattttgtaataatatgTGATTTAAAGCATATTATGCTACTTtatcaaataattttattttaatgatattgaTATCATTTTTAGAATTAtaaattaacattttaattttaattaaagtctcgcaaatttaaaaaaaaaatcactttatGCTATTTTATGTGGTTGTATAGTTAGTTATCTTTGAGAGTTTTGTATAATCTATTTGTATCTTTGTCAAGGTctgaatttataattatttatttcatttataatcaaatattcaataaaataatttaatttgattatatttatttttattaaattttgatttaattgatcaattaaattagttaaaattttatttttaatgaattgaGAGGActcaaaataatcaaaatttttgaCAATTTTTAAAAGATTTGACCCTCTTTCTCATTGGCGGCGAAATTTTCATAGCCAATGAAAAACCGAAGGACAAGGAGGACCACGGCTGATTTttttgtttattatttttttaatcaataaagTCCCAATCAAGGCGGCGCAAATCTATTTGTTCTTGGACGTAAAAAATTTGAAGACTAAAAAATTCAAAGATtctttgggatttttttttttttaaatttgatttattataaaattaaaatataaatgtgTAAAATTTAATAGATAGTTCTTATTATATATCTGATTTGTGACAAATcagttttaaataataaaaatttatgatgTAAGTGTTCTTTCAATTATTCACTTTTTATTAttgctaaattttattttaaaaaataattaattcaactaaatcagaatttaaatataaattttgtgATTCTGAAAAGGAATTTAATATtacttaaataaaaatatatttatattttaatttttttaatctcattcaatataattttttattatttaaaatatatattaactacaaattttttctttaatttattaatttttaatccaaatttaacttattatttaataattcttgatattaaaatttttaaaattcattatgCTGATGGATTATTTTGTTTGATTCAAGGAAAATTTAAtagattataatattttttttttatttatttactagGTTTAGCCCATAGAAGATCACTCTTTTTATAATTCATTCATAGCTgtcttttttaataatattttcttcAAATATTAAACATGAGTTCTTTCTTTAAAAGTAGAGTGAGTTTTACTAACGTACCTAACACTTATTAGTATAGTCTTATAATAATTAATACAATATAACGTGAGAAAtactttttattataaaaatgataaattgcaAAATAAATagatgaaaaaaaatataaatttgagacttCTATCAATTTTACATCGTCAAAGTAATAAATGTCATTATGAAAAGTAGCGTGGAACAAACCTAAGTTGCCCTCATTGGCATTGTGCCATGTCCAAGCACAATGCCAatagataataaaataaaacgaCCAATAGATGCATGCGTGAGAGCTAATAATTGTACTATAAATATAGGATTCTGGTTCTCTTCCCCCACAGCTCCATAAGCACAAAACTCAAAAGCATATTACTTGCACAAGTGTTCACCGTAATAGCTTCCTTCCTCCATTCCCTTTCGAGcatcctttctttcctcttcccaAATGGATCTTGTTTATGGAAAAATGCTAAATGTAGTCCCCACGACTGTCGTGTCTCTACAATCTTCAAAAAATATTAAAGTGACGAGTTCTATGTCAATCTCCCAATGGAGTTCAGCTCCACGGGTTCCTAGGATTGTGCAGCCGCGACAGGCACGAGTCTATAATGCACTTCCCGTTGTCCACAAAGCTAGGAAAGGAGGAGAAAAAGATACTCCACTTACACAACAAGACAAGTACAAAGAGATTATGTCAAACTTTCCCAGAAGGGACGATTGGGTCCTCCAGCCTCTTTACCAGTACCAAGGCTTTTGGTACTTCCAGGACTACCTAGTTGGTTTGTTGGCTGCTCAAGAAAACTTCAAGCCTCAACCTTCTGATATTGTTCTTTGTACTTATCCCAAAACGGGCACGACTTGGCTTAAGGCTTTAGCTTATGCCATTGTTACCCGCTCCAAATTCAACGATTCCAAAAATCCATTGCTCACTAAAGCACCACATGATTGTGTTCCCTTTTTAGAGATTGATGCTGCTAGAAACGCAAGCAATCGTGACCCAGAAATCCCACTCGTAGCTACTCACATTCCTTATAATTCTTTGCCAACCTCCATATTAGAATCCGGTTGTAAACTTGTTTACTTGTGCAGAGACCCTAAGGACGTGCTAATATCTATGTGGCACTTTCTGAGAGGAAAGTTACCTGAAGGAATTGATAAGGATTCATATATCAATTTGAATAATTCGTTTGAAATATTTTgtgaaggaatttctagcaatggaCCCTATTGGGACCATGTTTTGGGGTATTGGAAAGCAAGAGTAGAAAGTCCTGAGGAGGTGTTGTTTTTGGTGTATGAAGACCTGAAGAAGGACACTGTTTCTAATGTTAAAAAGCTTGCTGAGTTCATGGGCTATCCCTTTACACCAGAGGAAGAGAAACGAGGGGTGGTGCAACAAATCATAGATTTGTGCAGTTTCGATAGTTTGAGGAACATGAAGGCGAGCAAAAGTGGTGTGTATAGTCCGGATTCCCCATATACCATTCGAAACACTGAATTTTTCAGAAAAGGTACCATTGGAGATTGGAAGAATTATTTCAGTGAAGAAATGGGTGCTCGTTTGGATCAGATAATAGAAGAAAAACTGAACGGTTCCggcttctctttcttttctcattaattaattaattacaaaaatttaaaattttcttgtCGATATAAGCAAAATTTGGGAATAAGCTTCCAAGAAGAATGTCTcggtcttctttcttttcttttcttttcttgtttgaTATTTGTTATTGTGAAATGCCTACGCAAAGTAGATTATAGTGTTTTTTGGATTTTGTTAAAGAGTGTGTGTCTTTCCGTCTTGTATGtttttaatcaattaaaaaaaaaaattatcatagattttatttttttgtaaatatTCAGTATTAGAtaattcttaaaaaataatttttttagtacAAAAATCGAGcatgagaatatatatatatatatatatatatatatatatatatatatatatatatatatatataatttaaatttaattttaatataaattattaataaattatacattttcaaatattatcattttataaaatattttaaaatctcACTCAAATAAAATGCGAATAacattatcaaaattaaattcataaatgcgaaaaacatttaattaaattgaaatctcAAAATTGCTGCAATTTTAAGTACGGGTGAACCATGTGTTTTGAGAGACAAATTTTGCATTTTCTTGCCAATGGTATTTGCAGAATCATCATCTGTATAATGCTGGCATTATTATAAGTCTATTTAGCTTTTCTTGGGGCTGTGCCCCTTTTATCTTACCCAGAAACCTCCTTTGCATTGTTTGATACCAATTCGTATTAAGATTGATAATTAGACTGTTGTCATTGCAGACAAAGAGAATATTTAAGTATTAATGAGGTCTTGTTCTTAGGCACTTGCATGGTCTATTATCTAGAGATTGACCCGTTCAAATTCAATATGTGTATCACGAGTCAAACTTCAATTTTGTCCAGATTGATTATCATCATGCCCATCAAATTAATATATTGTTGGATGCAACCTAATTACATGATCATCTGAATGGTATCGTTTCTCTTTTCCAAAGCTACATTTTTGAAGTCAAGCTGATTTTTTTTTCCTCCCACTTCTTATTTTTTAAGTGGTTGATGACTTTATCGGTTCCCTTAAAAATTTCTTATAAAAAATGACTTAATCCGTTAAATGGCTTTCTCATATTGACTTAATCCGTTAAATTTCTTTGTTTTTTCtttataccttttttttttttaaactctaatagttattttttaatataattttatttatttaatataaatataataaaattttttttcctcaCTTCTCTTTTCATCAGAGCATGAAAATTAAACAAATCACTATTTTCATTTACTTTGTTATATAAAAGATTTATAAAGAAAacaataattttctttattttaaaaattatattttccttataattctattaacttTTCTTTTCTCACATTTTCTTTCTTAATAATCATAAACTACTTCATTAAATATTACGCAAAATCCAACTTAATTTGACCATATTTggaaattaaataatttcttattttagttgTAACCAATAAGATTtattattgttttcttttaaaaaaaataatatttataatttttttgataaGCGTGTaatcaagaactcattatattaaaatatattcttttaatattagaaaaaaaaattaattaacatttttatatcaaatatttttgcattttttgaagataaaaattaatttaacattCTCTATTTTATGTATTTGGTGTTCAATTCATGCAAGTTAGTAGGGTATTTTTTAACATGTATAAATGATTAGCCACATTTTTTCAATGTTATATGTGGCAACAATTAAGTTTAGTCATTCAGATAAGTTTTGAATTGAATCATTGTGGGCTTTTAGATTTAATCTCTTAATTGTGAATTATTCAAATttacattattttaaattaaatgtaaatttaaatgaatcatttgaaaaaaaaaaaaaaaagaaacaaaattaATGAGTCATTTTAAATCTATGAATATAAGCCAATAGCTGACGTTCAAAGTTGTCGGGCTATATTACAAGCCAAGACAATGGACATTGTGAAGTCTAAGTCGTCCATGCTGCAAATATGATATGTAATTTCCATGGTTCAACGCTTGCCTTTGAATTTTATGTTGTACGTTTCTTCTTCGCTTTCTTGGCAATGAATTTCCAGTAAAAAGAGAACAAAGACAAACAAACAAACCTTGGATTTGAAGAATACTGGGTAGCAATTAAAAGACTTTGTATCCCTTAAATAAGATTAAGTGTTTGGTCTATTGTGAATAGAAAAAATCCTTACTGAGAACGCTTTACTTCGTGTAATAAGCTCCCTGATATGAGTAAACTTAACTTATTAGTTTAAGAAATATCAAtgatttactaaaaaaaaaattttaatttctcaagaaaatatttatttttaattcttacAATACGATTTATACTATCATCATTTTgttgttaaatattttataataataataataatgatgataAAAGTAGTATAAGCCATAGCTgctatgaaattaaaaaaaaaaattaaaattttgttgtgggaataatttttttttacacaATTATAAGCTAATTTTTCTATGTTTTCAGTTTTTGAGTATTAAAATAGTattctaaaaaaaaaagtttcttatctttatgtttttttaatttttcttcatctacaatttttattttataatttgattttttatgaaaaaaaaaatcattgcaTTTACAAAAATGTAATACATGAAAAGTattacaataaattttaatataaaagtataaaaaaaattttttaaaagtatttcaaaattttctataaTTATAGGAGGGTATTGTAAAcaattttaagaataaaaattataattgaagttctaaagtaaaagaaaaggtaatatttttttttcaatttatttcaaacaacaaaaaattaaaatttcttttttgctttcagcattgaaatcaaataacataaaataagttctttttttaaatattttttcctcaaataaattattttcCGTCAAAACAAATGGGCCTTATcgtcaaaataaataaattatagttTGATGGAACTCGACCAAGGCCGAAACATTCCATGAGAATCTTGGAGGATTTGACTtgttaagaattgtagctcttaaTTCCACAACTAATTCAGATGactacactttttttttttcttttaaggttAAAGCTCAATTTTTGAGAAAGTTTATTTTAACACAATTttgcatttttttaaaaaaaattaattcaaaattttaatttagttaaaattcagtttattaattttttaaatttaaatcaaaaaatttaattcaaaaatttagaaattgaacaaatttcatttaaattaataaatttaattcataaattttaatttttatgctaaattaaatttaaacttaaatttttaagttaattataagaaaaaaattgATAATAAGATAAATTAAACTCTCCTACATTTTCTTAATAAATGTAGGAGCGAAAgtgaatattttatttatttatttttatagtaCATGAGAAGTCTTGAATTTTGGCCCCGCCCCCGTGAAGGCTTTCATTCTTATTctatgtttggaaattatttagtATATTCGAAGTACTAAATC encodes:
- the LOC131171733 gene encoding flavonol 3-sulfotransferase-like, with the translated sequence MDLVYGKMLNVVPTTVVSLQSSKNIKVTSSMSISQWSSAPRVPRIVQPRQARVYNALPVVHKARKGGEKDTPLTQQDKYKEIMSNFPRRDDWVLQPLYQYQGFWYFQDYLVGLLAAQENFKPQPSDIVLCTYPKTGTTWLKALAYAIVTRSKFNDSKNPLLTKAPHDCVPFLEIDAARNASNRDPEIPLVATHIPYNSLPTSILESGCKLVYLCRDPKDVLISMWHFLRGKLPEGIDKDSYINLNNSFEIFCEGISSNGPYWDHVLGYWKARVESPEEVLFLVYEDLKKDTVSNVKKLAEFMGYPFTPEEEKRGVVQQIIDLCSFDSLRNMKASKSGVYSPDSPYTIRNTEFFRKGTIGDWKNYFSEEMGARLDQIIEEKLNGSGFSFFSH